The sequence AAGGCTGAAGCGATAACGCGCTTACTGAAAATAAACAGTTAGGAGTCTTGGTCAGCTTAATGCGTAATAAACACAAAAGCCGCTATTAAGCATAGCGGCTATTAATAAGTTTTACTCGAAAGTATGTTATCAATTTTATAGCTAAATAACTTTCTAAACAATGATAGAAATACAGTATTAAGACTTACTACTCAGATTTAGGGCTTAGTATCCATATTTTTACACTGTTGTTCACTCTCCAGCTAAGTAGCTGCGATCGAGATTACAGAAGTTCACGAGTACTTCGGTAACGCTAGAGTAAAAACCGAATTCATCGAGTTTTATGCATTTTTCGCTAAACTGAGGAAGCCAACTGAGAAGGTAGCTCTCGATAAACTCTTTCTGCTCCAAGAGCGCTTCGTTAATGTGGTCGAGTTTTTCTAATTCGTTCGACCTGATAATCATGTTGCCCAAAAAGTCCAGTTCAATAGCAACATGATCCGCAGGTTCATTGAAGCCTTCTTTTACATCAATGCCTTTGCTTTGCATTAATGTCTCCATATCTTTGGCAGGTTGATCATTTAGCAGGTTAGCCTTGCCTATGTACATTGAAGCATAAGGCAGTGCACCTGTGGTGTCGGTCGTTAAAAATAGCTCACAGAAATCTGCGGCAAGTTCTAGGTGAGCATCTTCTCTATCTTGCAATTTGTTAAGTGCATGGATGAGTCTATTTATGGATGGTTTTAAGTTTTCGTTTTCTCCAAGCCCTGTTAAAAAGGCACGAATCTCATGAGATTGGTATGCTTCGATTTCTTCCGGTGTTAGTTCACGAGCAAATAGGCTTGAGAGCCACCAGTAAATTTCAGCGCGTTTCTCGTTAAATGCTTTTGTCTCTTCCATCTCGATATTCCTAAACTGATAAGGTCTCTATTAGTGTAAGCAAAAAATATGAATAGAACTAATCCAATTTATGAAGAATTATGACAGTAAATGTAAGAAAATTAACGTAAAGTCAATAACTTGCCTTGCATCAATAAACCGATAAATTTAATGCGCTTTTCTCAATTATTGCTAGAATTGTTAATATATATGAATAGAATGCAATCCATCCATCCAGATATAAGTGGTGATTATGAGTAGTCATGTATTAGTTGTAGAAGATGATGTTGTCACTAGAAGTAAGCTTGTTGGCTACTTTCAAAAGGAAGGTTACAAAGTCAGTGAAGCAGAAGATGGTCAACAGATGCGTGAGATCCTTGCTTCTAATCATGTTGATTTGATTATGTTAGATGTGAACTTACCCGGCGAAGATGGCTTAATGTTAACTCGCGAGCTTCGTAGTCAATCGAATATTGGCA is a genomic window of Vibrio algarum containing:
- the torD gene encoding molecular chaperone TorD; this translates as MEETKAFNEKRAEIYWWLSSLFARELTPEEIEAYQSHEIRAFLTGLGENENLKPSINRLIHALNKLQDREDAHLELAADFCELFLTTDTTGALPYASMYIGKANLLNDQPAKDMETLMQSKGIDVKEGFNEPADHVAIELDFLGNMIIRSNELEKLDHINEALLEQKEFIESYLLSWLPQFSEKCIKLDEFGFYSSVTEVLVNFCNLDRSYLAGE